In Solenopsis invicta isolate M01_SB chromosome 1, UNIL_Sinv_3.0, whole genome shotgun sequence, one genomic interval encodes:
- the LOC120358314 gene encoding glycine-rich RNA-binding protein GRP2A-like translates to MSCPYYQCYIPGFQVSLAADISLQTDAVLLNTVSYSRTRSSQWTTCKPRNSQQQEDRCSSGSKAVASAGGLQRAEISINFMEAAMGDSCVGGGIRVDGGGGDSGGGSGGGSGGSSGGSIRVQGWLEV, encoded by the exons ATGTCCTGCCCCTATTATCAATGCTACATTCCGGGTTTTCAAGTTTCTCTCGCAG CCGACATTTCATTGCAAACTGATGCCGTACTTCTTAATACAGTAAGCTATTCAAGAACCCGCAGTAGTCAATGGACAACGTGTAAACCACGAAATAGTCAACAACAGGAGGACCGCTGCTCCAGCGGCAGCAAAGCAGTGGCGTCGGCCGGAGGGTTGCAGCGGGCGGAAATTTCAATTAACTTTATGGAGGCCGCGAT GGGTGACAGCTGCGTCGGTGGTGGTATCAGAGTcgacggtggtggtggtgatagtggtggtggtagtggcgGCGGTAGCGGTGGCAGTAGCGGTGGTAGTATTCGAGTTCAGGGGTGGTTAGAGGTGTAG